From Pedobacter aquae:
ATCAATTCCATCATATTTAGTAAGAACAAAAGCATTTTGGATATTTCCGCTGATGCTTAAATTTCCTGTCCCTTTAAATACTTGGCCAAAATTATAACCTAGGTTAAAGTTATCCATTCTTAAGAATGATGCATTTTGTACATAGTAATCCGATAAAAAGTATTGGTCTCCAGCTCCCGAAAATTGGGTATTTAGAATATCTCTTGAGCCATTACTTAAGAACTCTAAAGGATTAAAGATATTTCTATAAGTACCTGTGCTAGAAGCTACGTTATTATATACGTAATTGTTAATGTTAGCTCTTAAAGTAAAACCACCAGTGAATTTTTTGTAATTAAAATTCGAAGTAAAACCTAAAAAAACATCAGCATCAGGATCTTTAAATCTGTAAAGATCTTTATCAGAAATTTGTCCATCACTATTTCTATCTACAAATACTCCATCAAGAGGTTTTCCATTAGCATCATAAACTTGTTGATACACATAAAAAGAAGCTCTATTGAATCCTACAGAATTAATTTGGATATTATTACCAGTACCACCAGAAATACCGCCAAATCTGTTACCGATAAAGTTAGGATCATCTACCAATGTTAAGTTGGTAATAGTATTTTTATTGAAGGTAGCGTTAAAAGAAAGGCTTAATCTGAAATCAGTTTTATCAACCGCTAAACCTGTAATCATCATCTCGATACCTTTATTAGTCATGTTACCAACGTTGTAAGTAAATTCGTTAATAAAGTTTGTTCCAGCAGGTTGAGTGATATTACTCAATAAATCGCTAGTGTTTTTGTAATAAGCATCTATGCTACCAGTAATTCTATTATTGGCGAAACCATAATCTAAACCAATGTTAGATGTAGCTGTCGTTTCCCATTTAAGGTTAGGATTAAAACCTAAAGGGCGATACATATTAAAAAACTCATTACCCAATTGGTATTGCGCAGTTGGTGTACTTAACGCATAGTTAGCTAAGTAAGAATAATTACCTATTCCTTCTTGCTGACCAGTAATACCATATCCAACTCTTAGTTTCAAATCAGAAAATACATTAGATGATTTCATGAATGATTCTTCTGAAATTCTCCATGCAAATGCTGCAGAAGGGAAAATACCTACTCTATCTTCAGGATTGATACGAGAAGAAGCATCTGATCTTACGGTAGTTGTTAAGGTATATTTATCACTTAAAGTATAGATCATCCTACCATAAATAGAAAATAATCTATTTTGAGGAACATCCAATGGGAAATTAGGCTCCGAATTTGGTCTTATCGTTCCATCAAAACTAAAATCAGCAAAAGAGTAATTTCTAGCTTCAAACGCCTGATAAGATGTACCACCTGTTATATCAATACGGCTATTAATTGATTTTATGTCCTTAACATAATTTAAATAGAAGTCAGAAACATAGTTAGAACGCTCTTGCTTGTATTGGTTATTTACACCACTTTTGTTTGCTCCGTTAGCATCTGCAAATCTACGGAATGCAAAACCAGCACTTTCAGGAACAATTATAGTTCCTCGACCTTGTGCCACATCATAACCTAAATTTAAATTAGCTCTTAAATCTTTTAAGAAAGGAAGTGCATAATCTAATTGGATATTTCCTATGCTTCTGTAAACATCCGATGTATTGTTTCTTAAATCTAAAAATGAAACTGGGTTACGTGGTGCTAAACCTACTAATGGATTTACACCCGGTCCAGCTTGAGGATTTAAATATTCAAAAAATCCACCAAAGTTTTGGTTACCCGAAAATATAGGTTGAGTAGGGTTAAAGGTAGCAGCAGTACCAATAGCAGCGCCATCAGCAAAACGGCTATTACTTAAACTACCTTTTAAACTTACATTCACTTTTAAGCTATTATTAAATAGGGAAGGGTTTAGGTTTAAACCTACAGTTCCTCTATCTAAGGTTCCTGTTTTCAATAAACCATCCTGAGACAAGTATCCAAGTGATAATCTGTAAGGAAGTTTTTTATAAGTTCCTGCTACACTTAAATTATTATCGGAAGTAATGGCATTATCATAAATAGCATCCTGCCAATCGGTATCAACATTACCTAATTGAGTTAATAATTTTGTTTTTAAGGCAGGAGTAACTGTAGTATTAGTAGGTGCATTGGTTACTAAATCTCGGAACTCCGCAGGTGATAAAATATCAGCCTCTCTAGCTAAAGTTGCTACCGAGAAATTGGTACCGAAATTAACTTTAGCTTGTCCGCTTTCACCTTTTTTGGTGGTGATTATAATTACACCATTAGATCCCCTGTTACCATAAATTGCAGTTGCAGAAGCATCTTTTAATACGGTAAATGATTCAATATCATTAGGGTTAATTAAGGAAAGTGCATTTGGAGATCCCGCAATGCCACCTTGGTCTAAAGGAACTCCATCTACCACAATTAGTGGATAATTATTTCCAAAAGAAGAACCACCTCTTATTAAGATGTTACTTCCACTTCCTGGCTCACCACTACCCTGAGTGATTTGCACACCGGCAATTTTACCCGCAATTAATTGCTCTGGACTTGTAATTTGTCCTTTAGTAAAATCTTTTGTGGTTACAGTAGTAATAGATCCAGTAATATCTGCTCTTCTGGTTGTACCATATCCCACAACTACCACTTCGTCTAGACCTCGGCTATCTGGAACAAGAGAGAAATTAAGCACTTGCGGAGTAGCAGAAACGGTAATTTGTTTCTTTTGTTCTACATAACCAACAAATCTTGCGGTTACGGAAACGTTCCCGGATTTAATTCCAGAAATTTGGTAATTACCATTTACATCAGTTTGAGTGCCTAAAGATGTGCCATCTATAAACACCGCAGCACCTGGTAAAGGCTGGTTAGCTTCGTCAATGATTTTACCTGAAATACTTCCGCTCTGAGCTTTTACAACTACAACGTTCAGGATTAAAAGTAACATCAAAAGACCACACTTTTTTAAGTAATAGAGTTTCATTTTGATTAGTTTATTTTGGTATGAATAATTGGTTTCTAAATTGTCATTCACAGACAAAGACTAAGTTACTCTTCTATTTTAAAAAACAAAATTTTAAATAAAAAAATATTCCACACCTATTTTTGAAAAAATCAGAGTGTATTCTGACACAGAATCATTCAACAAAATGAAAATATAAAATATTGATTTACAAAACTTTAATACAAATCTATCATTACCTTATTGTATTTTTTACACAATATAATTTTTACTAATTTTTCGGGAACGGTACCGGCACCGTTCCCGAAAATGTGAATAACTTTTATGTTACTCGAGTCAAAATTCTTCCTGATTTTACAATTTGTTTGAAAAAATTTAATTTTTTATCCTCTTAAAATGAGTAGAATTTATATAAATTTTGTGCTAATTTTTTTTAGGATTTTCACAAAATCTTACCCACCTCCGCTAGAGCGTCGCTCTATTAATTTTGAGTTGAGAGTCAAGTTATCTG
This genomic window contains:
- a CDS encoding SusC/RagA family TonB-linked outer membrane protein; the protein is MKLYYLKKCGLLMLLLILNVVVVKAQSGSISGKIIDEANQPLPGAAVFIDGTSLGTQTDVNGNYQISGIKSGNVSVTARFVGYVEQKKQITVSATPQVLNFSLVPDSRGLDEVVVVGYGTTRRADITGSITTVTTKDFTKGQITSPEQLIAGKIAGVQITQGSGEPGSGSNILIRGGSSFGNNYPLIVVDGVPLDQGGIAGSPNALSLINPNDIESFTVLKDASATAIYGNRGSNGVIIITTKKGESGQAKVNFGTNFSVATLAREADILSPAEFRDLVTNAPTNTTVTPALKTKLLTQLGNVDTDWQDAIYDNAITSDNNLSVAGTYKKLPYRLSLGYLSQDGLLKTGTLDRGTVGLNLNPSLFNNSLKVNVSLKGSLSNSRFADGAAIGTAATFNPTQPIFSGNQNFGGFFEYLNPQAGPGVNPLVGLAPRNPVSFLDLRNNTSDVYRSIGNIQLDYALPFLKDLRANLNLGYDVAQGRGTIIVPESAGFAFRRFADANGANKSGVNNQYKQERSNYVSDFYLNYVKDIKSINSRIDITGGTSYQAFEARNYSFADFSFDGTIRPNSEPNFPLDVPQNRLFSIYGRMIYTLSDKYTLTTTVRSDASSRINPEDRVGIFPSAAFAWRISEESFMKSSNVFSDLKLRVGYGITGQQEGIGNYSYLANYALSTPTAQYQLGNEFFNMYRPLGFNPNLKWETTATSNIGLDYGFANNRITGSIDAYYKNTSDLLSNITQPAGTNFINEFTYNVGNMTNKGIEMMITGLAVDKTDFRLSLSFNATFNKNTITNLTLVDDPNFIGNRFGGISGGTGNNIQINSVGFNRASFYVYQQVYDANGKPLDGVFVDRNSDGQISDKDLYRFKDPDADVFLGFTSNFNYKKFTGGFTLRANINNYVYNNVASSTGTYRNIFNPLEFLSNGSRDILNTQFSGAGDQYFLSDYYVQNASFLRMDNFNLGYNFGQVFKGTGNLSISGNIQNAFVLTKYDGIDPEISGGIDNNFYPRPRTFTLGLNLGF